Genomic window (Pieris rapae chromosome 12, ilPieRapa1.1, whole genome shotgun sequence):
ATGACTGTAATAACATACTGTCATCTTTAAGCGGATTGATATGATGCAAGAAGTGTTTATGGGCCGCGCCTACGACGCGTAGCGTAGCTTCAAGAGCGGAAATGTCACGTTCGCGCCTTCCAATGTCTGCGTCTAAGGCCGCCCCGCGCTCGCGTAATTCAGCTCGCTCAGCTGCAAACTAATATTACCAATTCAAGCTTTAGCCTTATTTAAGCTTTAGCTTAACGAACAAtaatattaggtacatatGAAACTGGCGTTTTGTATAGGAGAAACAATAAGCATATTTTTGTTGAAAAGAGATGgcacatttgtttattatatgtagttCTTTCACCCCTAACTAAAAAAccattcaataaaatctttgaaggCTTACAAGAAGTTATCCAAATTTCGATAAAATGGTAGGTAATCTGTTGGAGCAAGGTCTGAGGAGTACGGTGGATGTCTTGGACATATCAATTGAAGCTCCTCTAATTtgagccggtttcctcacgatgtattCCTTCAACGTTCGATCgactgttaaatgcgcacatagaaagtccattggtacgcAGCCGAGGATTAAACCTGGATCCTCAGGGATGAAACACACGCTGCAGCCAGCACTACTCTAGAAAAGCTTTAAGAATTACGAAACACATACAAATgtaaaacacacacaaaatgtAGATGATTACATTACttgcaaaaataattatcaaacttacctttattttaaagaacgtAACAGATAACTGCTGCCCAGATTCATCTTTTCCTAAAGAAGCGATGAATATATCATAtctggaaaatatttaaattttcagttcactcttataatttatttctaaaatatcgaaatccttatttattaagtgtaattaataactttgacCTTTTTAACTGtcaacatatattatattgttttggcctttctttatatataagtaattgtaTATCTTAAGCTAAGGTgagctatttaattaatatgttttcctTACAATAGTTGTCTGGAAGAGATAAGCTAAAAAGCGGTAAGCGACAATAATCCCCTTGTATTCCTTgaaaatgtgtaaataaaatataaataattgatgttggttaaatatgtgtgtgttacATGTTATATCTGAATCATAAATAAGTTTTGAGTCTTTATCTCCATTAGACgagtttttaaacatttttgtaatataaaaaagaattatttgttttaaaaaaatcctactaaattattaatagagGTGCTACATGGGTCGCagtaaacattatttcataGAAAACGAACAAGCAACAAAAGAACTAGCAAAGCAAGTTACAGcaaaaaatctaaaagaataaaaaaggcaaatttagtaataaaagtgCTATATCTAAAATGACCTTTTAATAAGTTGTTCGATACGTTGTTCCCTTTCCCGTATCTCCCCTCGCACTTTGCCAATATCCTCGACCAACGCTCGTTTCTGTACGCTGAACATATCCCGTCTGGCCGCTATTTCTATAAGTCGCTCGTTCATAGCCTGCCATACacccaataaaatatatataacatgttttttttttatacagggtgtcccaaaagtcgacgtcaaGTCGAAATTTTCTCATAGGTAATGTTAACGCTTTGGGTACACTAGAATCGTTTTTTGTAATTCCAgagaaattttttaaaaacagactttgttgaacaaaaaatttttttatggccGATCTAAGAAATAATGAAGTAAGTGTTATACCACGTTAGAATCCTTTTTAAATGCGCGAACTTTTAAAGCTACTTGCCAAACTGGagtagtacattttttttcaggacGATCAGTTGAACTAGtgcgaaaaattaattttgaaaacttgGTACggtataaaatgacattttcctacAAGTTGGAGTGATCGGCACAGGGTTTAGGTTACATAAAGCACTATTCGGGATGacgtaagagaaaaaaaaattggcaaaaagtaaatatttgtaacaacagGAATGAAAAAACTGTCACATGGTGTACATTTTCTGGAATAAACGGAAAATTtctataacttcaaaaatacatgacttaattttttttttttttttctgataacTGGTGTGGCATTACCTATGAGAAAATTTCGACTTGACGTCAACTTTTGGGACACCCTgtatatgattaaattatttttagttgatCGAATCACGCTTCGAATAACAATACAAATGAAGACGCTTCGGTTTCGATTTAATGAGAAAGAAGGcgatttttgatatttgagactacagttaaaaaaaaatagttcaaGTCGGTaccttacaaataaatatttcaactgATTCAAGTAAAACCAACTATTAGTATTACTCAGTTTCAGACATAAAGAGGCTTATAAGGCTAAAAGAGttcgtcaaaaaaattaacctaggttctagaatttttttatcaccAGCTCTACGACTTACAGCATCAAGTTGCAGCCTCTGTTCGTCCAGTGTGAAGGCTGTGTCATCAAGTCCAACCAACGCTCGTCCAGCGTGCGCAACACGCAGCCGTAATAAGGCTTCTTCTACGCGTAGACGTCGCCAGTTGTCACGACGATCGCGTAAATCTTTATCACCACCTTCTACGTTAAGCATTGAGGATTTAAGACGACTTTGCTGAAAGAGGAAATAAAAGTTtgtcatttttttctttgtaataaGAAACGAGCCGgagactcatctgatgttcAGTAATACTGCCGCTAATGGACACTTACATTGAAAGAAGGCTTGCAAGTgcgccggccttttaaaaattgatacgctcttgtattgaaggaccctaagtcgaattggtctggaaatacttcagtagacAGCTGGTTCTatatagtggtggtgcgcggcaaaaactgctttgaaaaacgctcagttatgGAACGGCAGACGTCGAGGTATTTTGgctggtattttgtattctgccttaacatccgataatgaaactcagctacTGGTATTATTCCGAACAACTTTGTACAgcctccatggtaaatgcggtagaataTGCAGAGGGACCACATCCCTACGCCAAAGGATCGAGCCGCTCGAAAAGTGATTAATTGATTTATCTATTGGATTACATTGAATTATCACAAAAAAGCTTAACAAATATGGTTAGGTTATAGATCTTTGTCATCTCGTGTATCCCAAAGTTATGGTAACTACAGAagaagataattttatatgaccCGAACATGTAGCTAGAAGACCAcgcgttttatttaaatgtatgtaaccATTTTTTCTAACATAGAGGAAATCTATCTAGATTAATATTCCAGCTAGTTTTGACTTTAGCATGAATCGTTAGTGAAATCGTTAGTTTAGTGAAGGATATCATGAGGAAACCACCCTAACAAACTTTAACGCAAAAAGTCGactgcgtgtgtcaggcatagaaggttgtatataaaaaatgacctcgaaactgatacagaaatcggAGGCCCTGACCAAAAAGGTTGGCACCCCACTGGCTTTAGCCTAGTTTGTTTCtcgcaaaataaaaaaataaaatttcgtgacaattatttcaaaagatattttaacaGTACCAATTTAGTATTTTCGCCGCTTTTATACTCCAATTCCCTCGTAAGACGACGCATATCATCGTACAATTTTCCTGAATGACGCTCCAACGTCGCAACTCTAGCTGCGTGGCGAGCACGTACCTCTTGCAACCTGTACAATAAatctgttataattttaatttagtttaatccATCGTTATAAATTCTACATAGGTTTTCCCAATTGAAAAGAAACGAACGATGGCCAGTACAACTCAAACTCACCAATTCAATTATCACCGATTTTTTTGAGTTCTACTCTTTAAGgcaagttaattataattaactaaatattttcgacgtcctggtggacagaaaaactgtgtccagtttatgtttccaccacaccaacttctactatttaagattatttatacaataaaaaaaaaggtaattcCAAACGTAAAAATTACTTCCATTTCGAACTATCAAACGTTTGACCCATCGAGCTGtctctgtaattaattaacccTACCCATTCTCATAATCTTAGACCTAGAGTTGTTCTTCGAAATTGGTGTTATTTACTACGTTGTAAATAAGCGTACGTAATACAACGTATACGTGCATATCTACGGGCACAATGTGCGTACAGAgatttagataataaaacCTGTTCTCTCTTTCAACAAGTTCAGCGGAACATTCACGTTCGGCTTTTGCACCTTCCATGTGCGCGACGCGAGCACCGATCGTTTCCACTTGATAACTCTGcaattgcatttttaaaactgGCGATAATGGTCAATCAAACCATATGAAATTAAGCTGGCACAATCgtataatttctataaatacgAAAgagttttcttatttataggGCTATTTGACAGTATAAGCAATGAATCGATAAGATACTGTACACTGTAAAATACGCCCGTCTTAAAACTGTCTtggagtttaatttatttgaagacTTTATTTAATCGGAATGTCTGTGTATTTGTTGAGGTGTTAACCAGAATAGTACGTCATTGGCACGCCATCTTGTCCAAAGAAATATTACAGCGGGTTCGTGAAATTATGAATGTTTAATTGTAACAATTTGATAATGATTGATGAGATAGAAAAAAagagagataaaaaaaatgtatgctatatttgcaaatattatataatataaacaacgTATATTGTGGTTATATTAGAATTCAACTTACAATTCCATAGAACGATTCTTTCTGGGTTTGTAAGCTTCTCTCGACATTGCGCTGCTTGCTGGCCAATTTGCTCATGATTGCTTTGGaagctaaaaaaaacaattatttatagccttaaacaatatatatggtatcgtaataatattgaaattacctTTTAACTgcatatgaaataatttttcctcGTTCTTAAGAGCTAGAAGCTTCTGTTGTTCAACAAAGGAACAATGCATGGCGCGTTGTTGGTTTGTCGTAAGCTGACTTGCGTATCGTTCTTCTtcctaaaaatttaatttacacttGAACTAAAGCAATTTATCACGCAACaccgctatgtggaaccagctgccttaTAGGGCATTATTTCCGAACCAGTTTTACTCAGGATCCTTGAAGAAtcgagcgtaccaattctcgaaaagccggcaacgcacttgcaagccttctggcaatgtggtCCATGGGGGGCGGTGTCACTAAACATTAGGTGAgtctcctgtccgtttgcctcctattacataaaaaacaaaagagtataggaaatataaatcatGTACTGCGATGATCAGCATCTGCACGGCAAccaaatctaaataaaatacaaaaaacgtCCTTCAAATTTCAGCAGTTTTggattttgatgatttttacttgatatacttatttatatattcattactttttaatatgttttataatacacCAACAGTCGTTCGTATAGATTACGGACGGATTAttatccatgggcggtggtatcatttaacatcagataaaACTGCGCCAAAAAAGAAGAATTTAGAAGACCACGTTGCACAAATTCATTCTAGAAACCcctcacaaaaaatatttgacgtGGATGAGCCGCCGAGAAGCCATCAACCGGTATAATTGACCGGGATAGAATAAATGATGAAGTCATACTTACATTAAGCATATCTTCAAGCTCCTTAGCCCTCTTTTCGGAAGATTTGGACTTATCAGTTGACTCTGTAAGCTTCATTTTAAGCTCTTTCAACTGAAATACACAGGTCTCaatgaaaatacataaatttaatgcaAAATATCGTCTCAAAaggtgtaaaacaaaaaaaacaattctttttGTCTTCTTAACACGGGCTTTACAAAAGCTTACATCTAGGAACAtccaaagaaaatattaaaaatacttattttaaaaacagtttattaaacaaaaatgtgattttataaaatactagcggatccgacagacgttgtcctgtctatacgtctttaatttgacagtgcgatggtagcgccgtctgtcggatccaatgtaaaacattccaaaatcaacaactactaattaattaaaaaaaacattgtccagcggacaaaattgtgaatctaaaccattctcgaatctccacgaacacacacaaaaaattttatcaaaattggtcgtctaggaggagttcagtcacatacacacgcacacaagaaatatatatattaaggtaATAGAATcagatagatattattatataaaatcacttGATAATAGAATCAACAAGATATTCATGTTGCACATAAAGGGAAATCTTAATATCTTGTTTCGAATCAGTAGTTTCGTGGGTGCGTTcacatcactacatattataaaacaaagtcgctttctctgtccctttgtatgcttaaatctttgaaactacgcaacggattttgatgcgttttttttaatagatagagtgattcaagaggaaggtttatatgtataataacatccattaaatagtagagaagtactgttatttttgaggtttctaatgtgatttcgtatataattacattttttccgcttacattgcaaacgcaggctgaaccctacgagttttatcaaaataatgcactaagtattatacacattgaaaaggtctacagaaaagtccgtgatggtatatgtctatctcttatggataacccaacccattttatatacaacgttcacagattttctgtagtgtatttagtatcagcattgcacccatgcgaagccggggcgggtcgctagtaaacaaatattacacaaaataattttaaaatatataatatagtaataaaaattattaacctTGTTATTAACAGCCTGCAACGCCATATCTTTACGATGTTGCTCCTccattaattgtttattttccgAGTTCAATTTCTCTAAGCCCATTGTCATATTACTGGCAACACGCTGTAGACTTTGCACCTTAAACATatcacaatttatattacaaatatatttttcaatagtaCCTGTTGTTTtatgacaaaatatttatttatttagtaatcttgtagataacatacatattggaaaacaaaacacttaggCAAGCCAAAGCCAAAACCgtttttacataaacaatatatatgaaacagaagacataactacaaaaatatttaaaaaaaaaacaaagataacttgaatttaactttaaacaaaCGACAATtggtatttcaaataaatgttcGATGActtggtttttatttagagACGAAAACAGCTGCAAACGTTTATCAATCTGTTATGAACAACTCCATGCGAATGCTTACATGCctgaaaagtatatttttttttatagaatagggagcaaacgggcaggaggctcaccagatgttaagtgataccgccgcccttGGACAGTCTGGATgcaagagggctcgcgagtgcgttgccggccttttaagaatttgtacgctcttttgttcgaattgtttcggaaatacttgaGTGGGCAGATATATTCAGATACCGGAACTGCTGTGGTTTCCATTCCGTTCAGACACCGATTCCGCATATGATTTCGCTACTTAACCGTCTCATCAGCTCTATACCAGAACTGGATATATTTGTGACAGATTTGGAGAACGTTAAggtagtatataatttaatatgtatattataagtaatgtttGTCATTTTTCTATGCTACCCAAAAAGATATCTGATAAATCTTTCAAGacacatataaaatactatgtaCTTAAAGTACATACTTCACTATCAAGGGTGAGGTTTTCATCATAAGTCTCCTGGTAGGCCAGTCTCGTCTGGCTAAGTTGCTGCGCCAGGaccatattttctttttgcgCATCTGCATTATTGCCTTGTTGCTGTTCACAGAACGCTTGCTGCTCGCGACATTGTTCCGCCTGGCGGTTTGCTTCTGCTTCTAGTGCTGCATAATCCTAATACAAAATTCCTTTTACCAAAACAATAATGTATCTTcgtaaaatatctaaatattacttatattgcgtacaatttatagatttttgtcGATCGAATTGCAGTTTATATTCCTTGATTCTAAATTCGAAATTTGTTGAcacgaactgtcattttcatacaaattcagttcgactttctacatacaataTTGTTAAGCCATCTTGACTAAGCCCCTAGTCTAGAACTTCGATTCGTTAGCGCGTCTTAAGTAAACACAAGACGTAccttacaaacatttcaatataaatagtataaaaaattacttctcTAATATGCCTAATATCGGTGTCTCGCTGCCTTAAGTTTTCCACAGCAGCAGTCcacatcatcatcatctgTTTCCGTTGCTCCATTCCCTCCATaacctgaaaataaattttatcattctttcctttaataaaaaattacggtACTAATTTAAGCCAAATGTATTACGTTATCCACATAATGTTTCACGCCATCTATCGCCGAAAAATTGGTATTTGCAAAATTATGCTTGGTTTATACGATTACATTACAATGTTTAATAGACATTATCAATTTAGTCATAACTGAAGGGGAAAACACGACGAAATTTagcattaaataaaacaatatagtattgcaattaataatttataaagatattgaGATACAATTTGTAAATTACCTGTACAGAAATTCTCTCACATGCTCTTTCTTCAGCACTGAGATTGGAGACCAGTTGCACAAGACGCTCGTGTAGGCAATcatgttcaatttttaatttttgtctttttgttTCTAGAGCctgtaatatatacatatacaattaaCATAGAATcttaaatgtttttcattataataaacagaTTGAAACAAGTGTgtttatagtaaattatatgtttgcCTCTATAGTTACATCTAAGTCTCAGAAGTTATTCCTAATACTTTTACTATTCATAAGAActgttttatatgaaatttgttGTTTGAGGGTAGATAAGGATTGGATAGACTTCTTGTGACACATTATATCACAAACCATACTATAATATGcagtattgtttttaaagccagtggtttaaaaaaaatattgctttagaaataatgttgatCTAACATCAGAATGCctataatattgtcttttattaagataacttttaacaatccattaaaaaagtatttttcatcaaaatgccTCTCAGAGGTCAACTTcaatacatacaattcaaaataaatcataataagtAGTCCTTTTATtagtttcaaattattataatgtaattggaTTATACCTTAGCCTTAGACAGATcttgttttgtaaattgttcAATAGCTGAAATATCTCCAGCACTTCTTTCTAAAGCAGCTCTCCATTCTTGTAAAGCACCACGTTCTCCACAGACTTCACTCTTCAGCAAATCTGCCTTCTTCAGAAGGCGTGCAATGTTAtctaatagatttaaaaaatattatgattgttCCCAAAGGACTTAAAAAGACTTGCTCAATTGCTCAACTATTATTCCTAATACtctgtatttactaataaacttatacaattctaaataattaattttaaaaaatcttactcTGCAATCTCTCAATCCGAGTTGTTATAGTATTGTTCTCTTTGTTACAGTCAATAATATCTCTTTCCAGCCGGTCACTTTCATTACAGGACAATTGACGAAGCTTTACCTCTTGTTCTAGTTGTTGCTTATTGGCAAAGAGTAAACGCTAAAAAATTTATCTTGTTATTTAAGGAAAATTATtcagtgtaatttaattaaaaaaaaattatcttacaGTATTTTCTTGATACTCAGTATGGACATAATCCTTGTACTTATTTagatctgttcttttctgctcTTGCGATAAAAATGCTTCCTTAAGATTCTGTATTTCATCACGTctagaaaaatacattaaaatatagcttttattatattctacaAGAAATCATTATATAGTGAAAATACTAACCGAAATATGCAgcattgtaaattaataactagGTACATACCGCGATATAAGTAGTGATTCTAAGTTTTGATTATCAGCATTTGCTAAAGGAATTCTGGTTCCCTGATTCCAGCCTAGCTCTTCAAGCAGTTGAGCCATATAGCCAGGAACTTGAACTTCACCCATTTTTTAAACggtgatttttaaaaagaatattaggAAATAAGAAAGGCTTCCACAAATTGTTTACTGTTGCCTTGGTAACGAGCAACTTATACACACGTCACACACTCCTGAAGGGTAAATATTGGTCTACCAAAGGCACAGACTAAAAAAcctattgtataataatttgtaattgtatgaCAAGTTTGTTAGAAAAATATCCACTCCAAAttcaaaagcaataaattttcatgATTATGAaaaagtttgtatttttttgattcCACCAGCTGATTTACAGACAGTTCGTGTTCACTTGATGGTTTCAACGAATCtattttacgaaaaataaatttctatgcgaggatatgttttaattgaaaaaagatTAATGCAAAACCTTTTTAGCGAATACTAACAAGGCTAATcattaaaatgcaaatataaatcttccgatttataatttgtgtaaaatCTCAATCTTAGGTTggtatatatgtgtatacaatatacttaatatattttaggtttCTCTCATGTTAATTCAATGTCATGTCATTCaagaatattatgtatttttttctcgtAAGTTAAGCTTAAAGTCATATTTAACGTCGCTTATGGTTAGATATAACCATCGATAGCAGCTAGGTTTGTCTGGAAGAAACTGCATTTAGCAATCAGAATGCTCTTTATTAACTTTCGCTACATTTTGttcttatctatttttatgatGTTTCTGTATACAGTAGATACAATATCGCGCACAATAAGAAATGCGCCGCGGCGTTCAAACGACGCCACAAGTTTAGGGTAAAGAATTGCATTATTACTCTTAAATGAATGTCAAtagatatttatgttttaacaaaattttaagtggtgcttattttatttgaaatttttaacatGAAAGTTCCCATACCTTATATTAGTTCCTTGATACcttatattatagatagatagaaaaaaccttttttagttccggcatttttttaaacagttaatAAGTTTACGTGCAAAATTACTTGAAATGTTGCCAAAAATAGACGCGTAATCCTCCCAAAATAACTCCAATGAAGATTAGTTTCATACTAGCAGCGGAGAGTTACGCTAACGCGTTTTTATATCCTTTTGCTCAAAATAGcgttttcattaaaatgagTGCTGACGCAGCCTCAATTCCTTGCCCTGTTTGTTTGCATATCGGTACCTTTAATACGGTTGAAACACTTAAAGAGCGCTTAATATTTGTGTCTACCAATAAAATTGTGTGTCCTGTTTGTCAAGAAGAGGTGAATGGATTAGATAAATTGACTATACATTTATTCAGTCACGTGAATATTACTGCAATTGTACAAGAAGACAAAAGGCAAAGGGACAATAAACAAGGTACTACACAAGAAACTCAAGTACCATCAgcagaaaatgtaaaaaaattaaaacaatctatacctaaaaataaatcgtatgCTCCAGCTGCACCTGTGaagtttgttaaaatatacccAAAATTGCCAGTTGTAGCTTTAAATACGATGCCAGTTATAAACAGCAATGTGACAAATAACTCCTTATTAATAACTGCAATTAAAACGAACTCTCCAattgagaaaaataataacaaatgtaacatttgtggagtacaatttataaatgaagaaATCTTAAAAATGCATAATAGCATTATACATAACTTAGAGGATAAAACTACTCAACCTACAAAATATAACTGTCATCTTTGTtccaaatactttaaaatgcgAGGGTCGCTTATGGTGCATTTGCGAGTAGCTCATTATGGATTTACACAGAAGCTCGAAAGTGATTTAACGGACACGggaaataataatgtgaaggaaaaaattgaagaaattGAGAAACCGATGGCCTTTTGTAGAAATGATGGTAAACAGTGGCAATGTGACGTTtgcaacaaatattttacaacaaaatattttttgaagaaaCATAAACGGCTTCATACAGGTTAACAACTCTTAAGGTAAATTATACTaacaaataactaaaaaatccTTTACAACTGTTAAACACACCAACACACAGTTATTgaacattcattaaattaaaaattatccatTTCATTTATCAATTTGTTCAATAA
Coding sequences:
- the LOC111001206 gene encoding coiled-coil domain-containing protein 39 produces the protein MGEVQVPGYMAQLLEELGWNQGTRIPLANADNQNLESLLISRRDEIQNLKEAFLSQEQKRTDLNKYKDYVHTEYQENTRLLFANKQQLEQEVKLRQLSCNESDRLERDIIDCNKENNTITTRIERLQNNIARLLKKADLLKSEVCGERGALQEWRAALERSAGDISAIEQFTKQDLSKAKALETKRQKLKIEHDCLHERLVQLVSNLSAEERACERISVQVMEGMEQRKQMMMMWTAAVENLRQRDTDIRHIREDYAALEAEANRQAEQCREQQAFCEQQQGNNADAQKENMVLAQQLSQTRLAYQETYDENLTLDSEVQSLQRVASNMTMGLEKLNSENKQLMEEQHRKDMALQAVNNKLKELKMKLTESTDKSKSSEKRAKELEDMLNEEERYASQLTTNQQRAMHCSFVEQQKLLALKNEEKLFHMQLKASKAIMSKLASKQRNVERSLQTQKESFYGISYQVETIGARVAHMEGAKAERECSAELVERENRLQEVRARHAARVATLERHSGKLYDDMRRLTRELEYKSGENTKLQSRLKSSMLNVEGGDKDLRDRRDNWRRLRVEEALLRLRVAHAGRALVGLDDTAFTLDEQRLQLDAAMNERLIEIAARRDMFSVQKRALVEDIGKVRGEIREREQRIEQLIKRYDIFIASLGKDESGQQLSVTFFKIKFAAERAELRERGAALDADIGRRERDISALEATLRVVGAAHKHFLHHINPLKDDTPEIEELNSLSKQYYEKREELKGILSKIATLEQMNADAGSRLVMLGDKYKQLSAKESECESDVEAARTRAQRQESRLQNAHEVVKVNARRARKLVEGEEDWRIFQMSLWVRNYAEAAFSAAQALNDLCGACPSACSRIGALISTTDLQSNLSRNQRRLHTLLQRIVADSIGPRARESVQDPDVTDSVFSSSSESIRSGVSVASGYTKRLSAFRRTLAPKVQEHALVEDIPEQARRSTVALRVVTLGLEESTSVMHHPSISARSRKSFR
- the LOC111001207 gene encoding PR domain zinc finger protein 15 isoform X2 yields the protein MKISFILAAESYANAFLYPFAQNSVFIKMSADAASIPCPVCLHIGTFNTVETLKERLIFVSTNKIVCPVCQEEVNGLDKLTIHLFSHVNITAIVQEDKRQRDNKQGTTQETQVPSAENVKKLKQSIPKNKSYAPAAPVKFVKIYPKLPVVALNTMPVINSNVTNNSLLITAIKTNSPIEKNNNKCNICGVQFINEEILKMHNSIIHNLEDKTTQPTKYNCHLCSKYFKMRGSLMVHLRVAHYGFTQKLESDLTDTGNNNVKEKIEEIEKPMAFCRNDGKQWQCDVCNKYFTTKYFLKKHKRLHTAILSQTSPLSQ
- the LOC111001207 gene encoding zinc finger protein 91 isoform X1; amino-acid sequence: MKISFILAAESYANAFLYPFAQNSVFIKMSADAASIPCPVCLHIGTFNTVETLKERLIFVSTNKIVCPVCQEEVNGLDKLTIHLFSHVNITAIVQEDKRQRDNKQGTTQETQVPSAENVKKLKQSIPKNKSYAPAAPVKFVKIYPKLPVVALNTMPVINSNVTNNSLLITAIKTNSPIEKNNNKCNICGVQFINEEILKMHNSIIHNLEDKTTQPTKYNCHLCSKYFKMRGSLMVHLRVAHYGFTQKLESDLTDTGNNNVKEKIEEIEKPMAFCRNDGKQWQCDVCNKYFTTKYFLKKHKRLHTGETPYACSQCNKTFTFQQSYHKHLLYHNDDKPHTCTYCGRAFKELSTLHNHQRIHTGEKPFACETCGKCFRQRVSYLVHRRIHTGAMPYKCTACDKSFRYKVSQRTHKCPSQPPGTVIRKSGELVEKLKKTKRSPNSSPKSPKESIQYSYPEVSEANAELVRTGAQLSLEDMESENFSIISDNIVGNSHEINMMNNIESISHKKQGKSNSYNSEIDELIDSIPVQIKNIPSPSDILKNLCLTNEDDYLSILD
- the LOC111001207 gene encoding PR domain zinc finger protein 15 isoform X3 — protein: MKISFILAAESYANAFLYPFAQNSVFIKMSADAASIPCPVCLHIGTFNTVETLKERLIFVSTNKIVCPVCQEEVNGLDKLTIHLFSHVNITAIVQEDKRQRDNKQGTTQETQVPSAENVKKLKQSIPKNKSYAPAAPVKFVKIYPKLPVVALNTMPVINSNVTNNSLLITAIKTNSPIEKNNNKCNICGVQFINEEILKMHNSIIHNLEDKTTQPTKYNCHLCSKYFKMRGSLMVHLRVAHYGFTQKLESDLTDTGNNNVKEKIEEIEKPMAFCRNDGKQWQCDVCNKYFTTKYFLKKHKRLHTG